A genomic region of Planococcus kocurii contains the following coding sequences:
- a CDS encoding STAS domain-containing protein, with protein MNFRIPILKLRDTLIVSIQWELDDQTALQFQEDLLAKLHETSARGVVIDLTSIDFIDSFIAKVLGDVISMSSLMGARVVITGIQPAVAITLIELGIRLEDVMTALDLENGLDKLQLELEA; from the coding sequence ATGAATTTTAGAATTCCGATTTTAAAGTTAAGAGATACATTAATTGTCTCGATTCAATGGGAACTTGATGACCAAACGGCTCTTCAATTTCAAGAAGACTTATTGGCGAAATTACATGAAACAAGTGCACGTGGTGTCGTCATCGATTTGACGTCGATTGATTTTATCGACTCATTTATTGCGAAAGTTCTGGGGGATGTCATCAGTATGTCGAGTTTGATGGGGGCCAGAGTAGTTATTACCGGTATCCAACCAGCAGTTGCTATCACTTTAATCGAGTTGGGAATTCGACTTGAAGATGTTATGACAGCGCTAGATTTAGAAAATGGTTTGGATAAACTTCAATTGGAATTGGAGGCTTAA
- a CDS encoding PH domain-containing protein, giving the protein MSKERYKLHPISAFLNFIKGLKELILPFIIIFGVNLFRDGGISSMFNQGWQGLIPVLIGSVVLIFLLVGGIIKWKRFVYWFEDGELRIEYGLFVKKKRYIPFERIQSLNYTEGIFHRPFGLVKVKVETAGSGKVGQAEAELTAISREDADRIENEIEKAKQHPTEAVFSEMGPLEYVEVPAKKVTTELYRMSMKELMILATTSGGIGVVISAVAIFLSQFSEFIPYDAIYEEVMLFLRFGVLIVALTLFFILLIAWIISVIMTIVANYQFSLQRDEDHIYITRGLLEKKKISVPLKRVQGIKVSQNPLRELFGYATVVVESAGGSVGDKDEKIRLFPLVKVSRMRPILTELFPELQWTPELVKAPKRSIHFFYRLNLVWLFPGIVALGYFFYPYGLLTLFVVPIIVISGVWQHRTVGYSLAEKQLTMQFRGLSKNRYYILKKRIQVIQVTQSYFQRRKGIASIHATIKAGMAGATATIAHMEKEDASRILSWYEPSGTKEVEE; this is encoded by the coding sequence ATGTCTAAAGAACGCTATAAATTGCATCCCATTTCGGCTTTTTTAAATTTCATTAAAGGATTAAAGGAATTAATCCTACCGTTCATTATTATTTTTGGAGTCAATCTATTCAGAGACGGTGGAATTAGCTCGATGTTCAATCAAGGATGGCAGGGGTTAATTCCGGTATTAATAGGAAGCGTTGTGCTAATTTTTCTGTTAGTTGGTGGAATTATTAAGTGGAAGCGTTTTGTGTATTGGTTCGAGGATGGAGAATTACGAATTGAGTATGGCCTATTTGTAAAGAAAAAGAGGTATATTCCGTTCGAACGGATTCAAAGTCTAAATTATACAGAAGGAATTTTTCATCGGCCATTTGGGTTAGTAAAAGTGAAAGTAGAAACAGCAGGCTCAGGAAAAGTGGGGCAGGCCGAAGCTGAACTAACAGCAATTTCGCGAGAAGATGCAGATCGTATCGAAAATGAAATAGAAAAAGCTAAGCAACACCCTACAGAAGCAGTTTTTTCAGAAATGGGACCGCTAGAATATGTGGAAGTCCCTGCTAAAAAAGTGACTACAGAACTTTATCGCATGTCTATGAAAGAATTAATGATTCTTGCAACGACTTCCGGCGGAATTGGCGTAGTCATTTCAGCAGTCGCAATTTTTCTTTCCCAATTTTCTGAGTTTATACCGTATGATGCCATTTATGAAGAAGTCATGCTATTTTTGCGTTTTGGTGTATTGATTGTTGCGTTAACACTCTTTTTTATCTTATTGATTGCATGGATTATTTCCGTAATTATGACAATTGTAGCAAATTACCAATTTAGCCTTCAACGCGATGAAGACCATATTTATATTACTAGAGGATTATTAGAGAAAAAGAAAATTTCAGTTCCGTTAAAGCGAGTTCAAGGAATTAAAGTGAGTCAGAATCCTTTGCGTGAGCTTTTTGGATATGCGACGGTCGTAGTTGAAAGTGCAGGTGGCTCAGTTGGCGATAAGGATGAAAAAATTCGTCTGTTTCCGTTAGTGAAAGTGAGTCGGATGCGACCTATACTAACAGAGCTGTTTCCGGAACTGCAATGGACACCGGAATTGGTTAAGGCGCCGAAACGCAGCATTCACTTTTTCTATCGCCTGAATTTAGTTTGGCTGTTTCCTGGGATTGTCGCTTTAGGTTATTTTTTCTATCCATATGGATTGCTAACGTTGTTTGTTGTGCCGATTATTGTCATCTCTGGAGTTTGGCAGCACAGGACGGTCGGCTATTCGTTAGCTGAAAAGCAACTAACGATGCAATTTAGAGGTCTTAGTAAAAATCGCTATTATATTTTGAAAAAAAGGATTCAAGTTATTCAAGTGACGCAAAGCTATTTCCAGCGTCGTAAAGGAATTGCATCGATTCATGCAACGATTAAAGCGGGTATGGCAGGAGCTACTGCAACGATTGCCCATATGGAAAAAGAAGACGCAAGTCGGATTTTGTCTTGGTATGAACCATCTGGAACAAAAGAGGTTGAAGAGTAA
- the rsbW gene encoding anti-sigma B factor RsbW has translation MRPFDYVEMRVPAKSQYVGVARLTISGLASRVGFSFDDIEDLKIASSEAVTNAVQHAYAEDEQGEVVIGCALYEDKIEIMVADHGKSFNFEETKAKVGPYHDQEEGAFLREGGLGLYLIETLMDEVKVHHQEGVTIFMTKHVEGEQVEKDVETVSS, from the coding sequence ATGCGTCCTTTTGATTACGTAGAAATGCGCGTTCCTGCCAAATCACAGTATGTTGGAGTTGCACGACTTACCATTTCAGGTTTAGCCAGCCGTGTTGGTTTTTCTTTTGACGATATTGAAGATTTAAAAATCGCTTCAAGTGAAGCCGTAACAAATGCAGTTCAGCATGCTTATGCAGAAGATGAGCAAGGTGAAGTAGTTATCGGATGTGCACTGTATGAAGATAAAATTGAGATTATGGTAGCAGATCACGGCAAAAGCTTTAATTTTGAAGAAACAAAAGCAAAAGTCGGTCCGTATCACGACCAAGAAGAAGGTGCTTTTCTCCGTGAAGGAGGCCTCGGCTTGTATTTAATCGAAACATTAATGGATGAAGTTAAAGTTCATCATCAAGAAGGAGTTACAATCTTTATGACAAAGCATGTTGAAGGAGAGCAGGTGGAGAAGGATGTCGAAACAGTCTCATCCTAA
- the alr gene encoding alanine racemase: protein MTEQYRPTKAVISLEAIKKNLTVFQEKSGDAKVIAVVKADAYGHGVLAVAKAVIETGVDMLAVATPDEALFLRDQGIETELLVLGATPAKFIRVAQQRNIIVTAISLDWLSMAASHLEEKLEMLKIHLKVDTGMRRIGIQLDEVDQALGIIADHDFSFNGIFTHFATADEEDSSLFNQQVHAMNSVIKQLEDPSVMVHVSNSAAAIMHPELTSDAVRVGISLYGIAPSPYVGQEMEFHLYPALSLETEIVHVKKVKAGEALSYGATYRAARDEWVGTIPIGYADGMLRGLQGQDVLVNGQRTPIIGRICMDQCMIRLSKKVPVGEKVQLIGRQGEQQIFIDEWADRLETIPYEIPCILTKRVPRVYSESAEVSDLSFHKLDKMVR from the coding sequence ATGACAGAACAGTATCGACCGACAAAAGCGGTCATTAGTCTAGAAGCAATCAAAAAAAATTTAACCGTGTTTCAAGAAAAAAGTGGAGATGCGAAAGTGATTGCAGTGGTAAAAGCAGATGCTTACGGACATGGGGTTTTAGCGGTGGCAAAGGCAGTTATCGAAACGGGTGTCGATATGCTAGCAGTTGCAACACCAGACGAAGCTCTTTTCCTGCGCGACCAAGGCATTGAAACGGAGTTACTGGTACTAGGTGCGACACCTGCCAAATTTATTCGGGTTGCGCAACAGCGCAATATTATTGTGACAGCTATTTCTCTTGATTGGTTATCGATGGCTGCGAGTCATTTGGAAGAGAAGTTAGAGATGCTAAAAATTCACTTGAAAGTCGATACCGGGATGAGACGCATTGGTATTCAACTGGATGAAGTAGATCAGGCGCTAGGCATTATTGCGGATCACGACTTTAGTTTTAACGGGATCTTTACGCATTTCGCAACTGCAGACGAAGAGGATTCTTCTCTATTTAACCAACAGGTTCACGCCATGAACAGTGTCATTAAACAATTGGAAGACCCATCTGTGATGGTCCATGTATCCAATAGTGCAGCCGCCATCATGCATCCAGAGTTGACGAGTGACGCGGTGCGCGTAGGAATTTCGTTGTACGGCATTGCGCCTTCTCCGTACGTCGGTCAGGAAATGGAATTTCATTTGTATCCTGCACTGAGCCTAGAAACAGAAATTGTTCATGTGAAAAAAGTAAAAGCTGGAGAAGCGTTAAGTTACGGAGCGACTTACCGTGCGGCACGAGACGAGTGGGTTGGAACGATTCCAATTGGTTATGCAGATGGCATGTTGCGAGGACTACAAGGGCAGGATGTGTTAGTAAACGGACAACGTACTCCGATTATTGGGCGGATTTGTATGGATCAATGTATGATTCGACTTTCTAAAAAGGTGCCTGTGGGTGAAAAAGTCCAGTTGATTGGACGTCAAGGAGAGCAGCAAATTTTTATTGATGAGTGGGCTGATAGACTGGAGACAATTCCATATGAAATTCCTTGTATCTTAACAAAACGAGTACCGCGTGTTTACTCCGAAAGCGCGGAGGTTTCCGATTTGTCTTTTCACAAGCTTGATAAAATGGTAAGATGA
- a CDS encoding PP2C family protein-serine/threonine phosphatase: MVQEIENQYKEILNEYMKKQTEQNLYVGQNFSRQLILENIAPEEVISMHKVAIQELYGELPDIVWHSFDFLIEMMINYGLALQERQSLIKQQEELKVEMDLAANVQETLLKTKLPLLEGLDIGLLSIPARKMNGDYIYFVSDQEGYAGVAVADVIGKGLPAALCMSMIKFGMDSLNSAHALPKDVLSVINRIVEKSIDDSMFVSMFYGNYDAKRARLTYGSAGHEPAILYRAKDNKFTELYAKGLLLGVSPAAVYEEHTVDLENGDLVIMMTDGVTEGRNEEGFIEREVIYELIEHKKTEPAQAIVQYVYDELERMQNAQFQDDFTLVIYKKV, encoded by the coding sequence ATGGTTCAGGAAATCGAGAATCAATATAAAGAGATTTTAAATGAATACATGAAAAAACAAACAGAACAAAATTTGTATGTCGGCCAAAATTTTAGCCGACAGCTCATCTTGGAGAATATCGCTCCTGAAGAAGTGATCAGCATGCATAAAGTAGCAATTCAAGAGCTTTATGGTGAATTGCCAGATATAGTCTGGCATTCATTTGATTTTTTGATTGAAATGATGATCAATTACGGATTGGCACTTCAAGAACGACAAAGTCTTATCAAACAACAGGAAGAGCTAAAAGTAGAAATGGATTTGGCAGCAAATGTCCAAGAAACCTTGCTGAAAACTAAATTACCTTTATTAGAAGGTTTGGATATCGGCCTTCTTTCTATCCCTGCGCGAAAAATGAATGGGGATTATATTTATTTTGTTAGTGACCAAGAAGGCTATGCTGGGGTGGCAGTTGCGGATGTAATCGGCAAAGGCCTTCCGGCTGCTCTTTGCATGTCTATGATTAAATTTGGTATGGATAGTTTGAACAGTGCACATGCGCTACCCAAAGACGTATTAAGTGTCATTAATCGAATTGTTGAAAAAAGTATTGATGACTCGATGTTCGTTTCTATGTTTTATGGGAACTACGATGCTAAACGAGCGCGTTTAACTTATGGCTCAGCAGGACATGAACCTGCTATTTTATATCGTGCAAAAGACAATAAATTTACGGAGTTATATGCAAAAGGTCTACTGTTAGGGGTATCCCCCGCCGCGGTCTATGAAGAACATACAGTCGATTTAGAAAATGGTGACTTGGTCATCATGATGACAGACGGAGTAACTGAAGGCCGAAATGAAGAAGGGTTTATCGAACGCGAAGTTATTTATGAGTTAATTGAGCATAAAAAAACAGAACCGGCACAAGCCATTGTGCAATATGTTTACGACGAGCTTGAACGAATGCAAAATGCGCAATTCCAAGACGATTTCACGCTAGTAATTTATAAAAAAGTTTAA
- a CDS encoding type II toxin-antitoxin system PemK/MazF family toxin, producing MIVKRGDVFFAELSPVVGSEQGGTRPVLVIQNDIGNRFSPTVIIAAITAQIQKAKLPTHVEINAKKYGFERDSVILLEQLRTIDKSRLTDKITQLDDTLMEKVDEALEISVGLVKF from the coding sequence TTGATTGTAAAACGCGGAGATGTTTTTTTTGCGGAATTATCGCCAGTCGTCGGGTCTGAGCAGGGTGGGACCCGACCTGTACTGGTGATTCAAAACGATATAGGGAATCGTTTTAGTCCCACTGTTATTATTGCAGCAATCACGGCGCAAATTCAAAAAGCCAAATTACCGACTCATGTAGAAATCAACGCCAAGAAATACGGCTTTGAGCGCGATTCCGTTATTTTGCTAGAACAATTGCGAACCATTGACAAGTCGCGACTGACCGACAAAATTACGCAGCTTGACGACACTTTGATGGAAAAAGTAGACGAAGCATTAGAAATCAGCGTAGGTCTTGTTAAATTTTAA
- a CDS encoding RsbT co-antagonist protein RsbRA, whose translation MNKQMAQYIQGNLTEIVSKWQEKMKDEKNERSFQLMPEELMNQTSQEFAELMISNLLESHQAYESRVNDFAEKVVRLGWSITFVTKAINHFAEIVYEDLTKEQIIHEGNLAAYIEEFSKWISPIRESTIQAYSKTWERTVSLQKIALQELSASLIPVFDKVSVMPLVGTIDTERAKLIMENLLEGVVKHRAEVVLLDITGVPVVDTMVAHHIIQAADAVRLVGAKCMLVGIRPEIAQTIVTLGINLNDFTTTSTLQRGVEQALAWTNRKIVEVED comes from the coding sequence ATGAATAAACAAATGGCTCAATATATACAGGGCAACTTAACCGAAATCGTTTCAAAATGGCAAGAAAAAATGAAAGATGAAAAAAATGAACGTTCTTTTCAGTTGATGCCTGAAGAACTAATGAATCAAACGAGCCAAGAATTCGCAGAACTAATGATTTCTAATTTACTGGAAAGCCATCAAGCTTATGAAAGTCGTGTAAACGATTTTGCTGAGAAAGTTGTGCGTCTCGGTTGGTCTATCACATTTGTTACGAAGGCAATCAATCATTTTGCTGAAATTGTTTACGAAGACTTAACAAAAGAACAAATCATCCATGAAGGTAATCTGGCTGCTTATATAGAAGAATTCTCTAAGTGGATATCACCAATTCGTGAAAGTACTATTCAAGCCTACTCTAAAACATGGGAACGTACGGTAAGCTTGCAAAAAATTGCGTTGCAAGAATTGTCGGCATCATTAATTCCGGTGTTCGATAAAGTGTCAGTCATGCCGCTAGTAGGCACAATAGATACAGAGCGAGCAAAGTTGATTATGGAGAACTTATTGGAAGGTGTCGTGAAGCATCGTGCAGAAGTTGTATTGCTCGATATTACTGGCGTTCCAGTAGTAGACACCATGGTCGCACATCATATTATTCAAGCAGCAGATGCTGTTCGTTTAGTAGGCGCGAAATGTATGCTCGTCGGAATTCGTCCTGAAATTGCCCAGACAATTGTTACACTCGGCATTAATTTGAACGACTTTACGACAACGAGTACTTTACAGCGAGGCGTAGAACAGGCGTTAGCTTGGACGAATCGAAAAATTGTGGAGGTTGAAGACTGA
- the acpS gene encoding holo-ACP synthase, whose translation MITGIGIDIVELSRIRRIDAKSPKFRERVLTEFEQAEYSRLTETRKAEFLAGRFAAKEAFSKAKGTGIGGACSFQDIEIRKDAKGKPSIYFKHMETGLVSITHSKEFAAAQVLLQTI comes from the coding sequence ATGATTACAGGAATTGGGATAGATATCGTTGAATTGTCGCGAATTCGACGAATAGATGCCAAGTCACCAAAATTTCGCGAACGTGTATTAACTGAATTTGAACAGGCTGAATACAGTCGATTAACAGAAACGAGAAAAGCAGAGTTTTTAGCAGGGCGCTTTGCGGCTAAAGAAGCATTTTCTAAAGCTAAAGGCACTGGAATTGGTGGTGCCTGTTCTTTTCAAGATATTGAAATTAGAAAAGACGCTAAAGGCAAGCCGTCTATTTATTTCAAGCATATGGAAACGGGTCTAGTATCGATTACTCATTCCAAAGAATTTGCAGCGGCACAAGTTCTTCTACAAACAATTTAA
- a CDS encoding PH domain-containing protein — MENQPKNQISRKGLTVWRVYGSMETTVIALVAIGAGVLTYFFDWPQWLYAVYGAVILLFGFLLIYLFPKIRWQRWRYEVREQEIELQHGLFIVTRTLVPMVRVQHVDTEQGPILRKYDLAQISISTAATTHTIPALITAEADELRARISGLARVAEDDV, encoded by the coding sequence ATGGAAAATCAGCCCAAAAATCAAATTTCAAGAAAAGGCTTAACGGTTTGGCGCGTTTACGGCAGTATGGAAACTACGGTTATTGCACTGGTTGCTATTGGGGCAGGTGTGTTAACGTATTTCTTTGATTGGCCACAATGGTTATATGCTGTTTATGGCGCGGTTATTTTGCTGTTTGGCTTTTTGCTCATTTACTTATTTCCGAAGATTCGTTGGCAGCGCTGGCGTTATGAAGTGCGAGAACAGGAAATTGAATTACAGCATGGCTTGTTCATTGTGACCCGTACATTAGTACCAATGGTTCGTGTCCAGCACGTAGATACTGAGCAAGGACCAATTTTACGAAAATATGATTTGGCACAAATTTCGATTTCGACAGCGGCAACCACTCATACAATTCCGGCATTGATAACGGCGGAGGCTGATGAACTAAGAGCTAGAATTTCTGGTTTAGCAAGGGTGGCGGAAGATGATGTCTAA
- a CDS encoding anti-sigma regulatory factor — protein MNGESSVEILTEWDIVAARQLGRNVAKELGFGTVDQARITTAISELARNIYLYAGKGRIEIQQLTQNGLKGILIIAADNGPGIPDIRQVMEDGFTTSGGLGAGLPGVKRLMDDFKIETSIGEGTDIRATKWLR, from the coding sequence ATGAACGGTGAGTCCTCAGTTGAAATTTTAACAGAATGGGATATTGTTGCTGCACGACAACTCGGACGCAATGTAGCGAAAGAGCTTGGCTTTGGCACGGTTGACCAGGCCCGTATTACGACGGCTATCAGCGAGCTTGCGCGCAATATTTATTTATATGCTGGAAAAGGCAGGATCGAAATTCAACAGTTAACCCAAAATGGCCTTAAAGGCATTTTGATTATTGCTGCAGACAATGGTCCAGGGATTCCGGATATCCGTCAAGTGATGGAAGATGGTTTTACAACTTCTGGCGGATTGGGAGCAGGACTTCCAGGCGTTAAGCGGTTAATGGATGATTTTAAAATCGAAACTAGTATAGGTGAAGGCACAGATATACGAGCTACTAAGTGGCTTCGTTAG
- a CDS encoding rhomboid family intramembrane serine protease, producing MFIRTESFKQYLRLYPVVSTLIALNLLVYVLGLLPLLGDWLYFYGVGSNFYIAEGQWWRFITPMFLHGGLMHLLFNMFSLFLFGPELERLTGKVRFITIYLLAGFFASSATYFLQPLDYAHVGASGAIFGVFGAFGALVYYGGRALPQLKQIILPIIVISIVMTFLTPNVNVTAHIAGMITGFLIGLSYFHPKRIVSWRAKK from the coding sequence ATGTTTATTCGAACAGAAAGCTTTAAGCAATACTTGCGGCTATATCCGGTCGTTTCTACTTTGATCGCGCTTAATTTATTGGTCTATGTACTGGGTTTATTGCCTTTACTCGGTGATTGGCTTTACTTTTATGGCGTTGGATCCAACTTTTACATTGCTGAAGGTCAGTGGTGGCGATTCATTACACCCATGTTTTTACATGGAGGATTGATGCATCTCCTGTTTAACATGTTCTCCTTGTTCTTGTTCGGACCTGAATTAGAACGTTTGACTGGAAAAGTTCGTTTTATTACGATCTACCTGTTGGCAGGATTTTTCGCTTCTTCGGCTACTTACTTTTTACAGCCGCTCGATTACGCACATGTCGGAGCGAGTGGTGCGATTTTTGGAGTCTTTGGTGCATTTGGCGCATTGGTGTATTACGGAGGACGTGCTTTACCGCAACTCAAACAAATTATACTCCCTATTATCGTCATTAGTATAGTCATGACTTTCCTGACGCCAAACGTTAACGTAACAGCCCACATCGCCGGAATGATTACCGGGTTCCTTATTGGACTCAGCTACTTCCACCCTAAACGAATTGTTAGCTGGCGAGCTAAAAAATAA
- a CDS encoding PP2C family serine/threonine-protein phosphatase, producing MESIQHNLVNAFIFNEAKKGNYESGDSYHTVLTDDYFICSVADGLGSGPIARESSQVIPQILREFHHETIDQLMYRFNGLMLQKRGAAVAIFKVDFKKKTLEYSCVGNIRFYVYRKATDEIIYPLPVMGYLSGRPQKLRTQLYTYVENDLFLIHSDGVDLRNPKAMMRKASVPEQLYRDILESIQTGDDATFITGSLLK from the coding sequence GTGGAGAGCATTCAGCATAATCTTGTGAATGCTTTTATTTTCAACGAAGCAAAAAAAGGGAATTATGAATCTGGTGACAGTTACCATACGGTCTTAACAGATGATTATTTTATTTGCTCCGTAGCTGATGGATTAGGGAGTGGGCCAATTGCGCGGGAGTCGTCTCAGGTCATCCCTCAGATTTTAAGAGAGTTTCATCATGAAACGATCGATCAATTGATGTATCGTTTTAATGGATTAATGCTTCAAAAGCGTGGTGCTGCCGTTGCTATTTTTAAAGTTGATTTCAAGAAAAAAACGCTTGAATATAGCTGCGTCGGCAATATTCGGTTTTATGTATACCGCAAAGCAACAGATGAAATTATCTATCCATTGCCAGTGATGGGTTATCTGTCAGGACGTCCGCAAAAATTACGTACTCAACTGTATACGTATGTAGAGAACGATCTGTTCTTGATTCACTCTGATGGGGTGGATTTAAGAAACCCAAAAGCTATGATGCGAAAAGCTTCAGTTCCAGAGCAATTGTATCGTGATATTCTAGAATCCATCCAAACGGGTGATGATGCTACATTCATAACAGGAAGCCTACTCAAATGA
- the sigB gene encoding RNA polymerase sigma factor SigB: MSKQSHPNQPTKEQVLDWIEAYQKTEDEEAQTNLVLNYKRLVESIARKYSNGKSYHEDIAQVGMLGLLGAIRRYDPSFGRSFEAFAVPTIIGEIKRFLRDKTWAIHVPRRIKELGPRIKATVEVLTRELQRSPQVWEIAEYLDVEEDDILEAMEMGKSYQALSMDHSLEADSDGSTVTLFDVVGQEDDGYEKVDQRMLVAEAMNVLSEREKQIIQFTYIEQLSQKQAGDKLGISQMHVSRLQRKAIKKLQEAILAAGGVL; encoded by the coding sequence ATGTCGAAACAGTCTCATCCTAATCAACCTACTAAAGAGCAGGTGCTTGATTGGATTGAAGCTTACCAAAAGACAGAAGATGAAGAAGCCCAAACAAACTTGGTGCTAAATTATAAACGCCTTGTTGAATCCATTGCGCGAAAATACTCAAATGGGAAATCGTATCACGAAGATATTGCGCAAGTAGGTATGCTTGGACTTTTAGGGGCTATCAGACGGTACGATCCATCATTTGGTCGTAGCTTTGAGGCTTTTGCTGTGCCTACAATTATCGGAGAAATTAAACGATTTTTGCGTGATAAGACTTGGGCAATCCATGTTCCACGACGGATAAAAGAATTAGGGCCCCGTATTAAAGCGACGGTTGAAGTGTTAACAAGAGAGCTTCAACGTTCGCCACAAGTGTGGGAAATTGCCGAATACCTGGATGTTGAAGAAGATGACATTTTAGAAGCAATGGAAATGGGTAAAAGCTATCAAGCACTTTCCATGGACCACTCTTTAGAGGCGGATTCAGACGGTAGTACCGTCACATTATTTGATGTAGTAGGTCAGGAAGACGATGGTTACGAGAAAGTGGATCAGCGGATGCTTGTAGCTGAAGCGATGAACGTGCTTTCTGAGCGAGAAAAGCAAATCATCCAATTCACTTACATAGAGCAGCTGAGCCAAAAACAAGCCGGAGACAAGCTTGGTATTTCTCAAATGCACGTTTCCCGGTTACAGAGAAAAGCTATTAAAAAACTCCAAGAAGCTATTTTAGCAGCGGGCGGAGTTTTGTAG
- a CDS encoding anti-sigma factor antagonist — translation MNIQVDLTESDNVLEGFIGGEIDAHTAPVLRGKLETYQNHQGLKAELDLSDVNYMDSTGLGVFVAFYKSINSNGGHVKLKGLSARLKRLFDITGLGDIMDIESAEKGGN, via the coding sequence ATGAATATTCAAGTAGATTTAACTGAATCGGATAATGTTCTTGAAGGATTTATCGGCGGAGAAATTGATGCGCACACTGCACCAGTTTTACGTGGAAAATTAGAAACTTACCAGAATCACCAAGGATTAAAAGCAGAGTTGGATCTTTCCGACGTTAATTATATGGACAGTACAGGACTTGGAGTTTTTGTCGCTTTTTATAAATCAATTAATTCAAATGGTGGACATGTAAAGTTAAAAGGACTTTCAGCACGACTAAAACGACTGTTCGACATTACAGGTCTCGGTGACATTATGGATATCGAATCTGCAGAGAAGGGTGGGAACTAG